A single region of the Chrysoperla carnea chromosome 5, inChrCarn1.1, whole genome shotgun sequence genome encodes:
- the LOC123300326 gene encoding uncharacterized protein LOC123300326, with translation MANPIKKVQIKSESTIKIKTEPGSSDIERLASFKLPRDLTLGGNAHRAKRTFTPNLNIVRNKNKSNEPTASTSAPSPRGGRGGRGRGTDNRGRGGRGRGKEFIQSQGVFSEGIGDRRKQSSWGGRSSGGGGGGTRDDSANAIEKPKVDFKQEIKVDKQEEDQRLEDIFSKKGNYSNLEPDYEYAPITLPYRVPENDKSDVKKLDNNSFNILTKIKQEPISQANNLKDLLESEKQKYIFFQFPESLPAFGSTPEPETPANKIDKKTANPNISTTENNMVPNRCTLNDLSEGIVGKIVIYKSGRAKLILGSTEFNLELGMQRSFLQDVMSIETNSEKNDGKMINLGQIEGDIVVTPDWNYLLNN, from the exons ATGgcaaatccaataaaaaaagttcaaataaaatcagaatcaacaataaaaataaaaaccgaaCCTGGTTCATCCGACATCGAACGTTTAGCGTCATTTAAATTACCACGTGATTTAACTTTAGGTGGAAATGCACATCGAGCTAAACGTACTTTTacaccaaatttaaatattgtacggaataaaaataaaag taaTGAACCTACTGCATCCACATCAGCGCCATCTCCACGAGGAGGACGTGGGGGTCGTGGACGAGGCACAGATAATCGTGGTCGAGGTGGCCGTGGACGGGGTAAAGAGTTTATACAAAGTCAAGGTGTATTTTCTGAAGGTATTGGTGATAGGCGTAAACAGAGCTCATGGGGAGGACGTTCTAGTGGCGGTGGAGGTGGTGGAACTAGGGACGATTCTGCAAATGCTATAGAAAAGCCGAAAGTTGattttaaacaagaaattaag GTGGACAAACAAGAGGAAGATCAAAGATTGGAAGATATTTTTTCGAAGAAaggaaattattcaaatttagagCCAGATTATGAGTATGCACCAATTACGTTACCGTACCGAG ttccagaaaatgataaaagtgacgtgaaaaaattagataacaatagtttcaatattttaacgaaaatcaAACAAGAACCAATTTCTCAAGCGaacaatttaaaagatttacTAGAAAGTGAAAAAcagaaatacatattttttcaa tttCCAGAATCATTACCAGCGTTTGGAAGTACACCCGAACCTGAAACGCCagctaataaaattgataaaaaaaccgCAAATCCAAATATTAGCACTACAGAAAATAATATG gttcCAAACCGATGTACATTGAATGATTTGAGTGAAGGAATTGTtggaaaaattgtaatatataaatcaggccgagcaaaattaattttaggaagtacagaatttaatttagaattagGAATGCAACGATCGTTTTTACAA GATGTGATGTCAATAGAAACCAATTCGGAGAAAAATGATgggaaaatgataaatttaggACAAATTGAAGGTGATATTGTTGTAACTCCAGattggaattatttattaaataat